One genomic segment of Humidesulfovibrio mexicanus includes these proteins:
- a CDS encoding twin-arginine translocase TatA/TatE family subunit — translation MGGLTGILIVVIVALIITGSHKLPDLGSGLGRGIKNFKRSLKEPDEIDVTPQSAEKDRDNKPK, via the coding sequence ATGGGCGGACTTACAGGAATTCTAATCGTCGTCATCGTGGCGCTCATCATAACCGGCAGCCACAAGCTGCCGGACCTGGGGTCCGGTTTGGGACGTGGCATCAAAAACTTCAAGCGGAGCTTGAAAGAGCCGGATGAAATCGACGTGACCCCCCAATCTGCTGAAAAAGATAGGGATAACAAGCCCAAATAG
- a CDS encoding CDP-alcohol phosphatidyltransferase family protein: protein MTPPLRENNWTIPNLLTVTRIMLTPGFVMAFVDQRLDLAWVLFAIAGLTDALDGTLARLLKQRSTFGAILDPLADKILLVTSFTCLAVQDWIPQWLAILVVSRDLFIVGGLALLHYSGVDVKRGIKPVWISKCATTVQISLVLLVMVEHSMMRFHPDIHKWLVCAVAVLTALSGAYYLVVGLRMFPHNDNGQARV, encoded by the coding sequence GTGACCCCTCCCTTACGCGAAAACAACTGGACGATTCCGAACCTGCTCACGGTAACGCGAATCATGCTCACTCCGGGCTTTGTCATGGCCTTTGTGGACCAGCGGCTTGATCTGGCCTGGGTGCTCTTCGCCATTGCCGGGCTCACGGACGCCCTGGACGGAACCCTTGCCCGGCTGCTCAAGCAGAGGTCGACTTTCGGCGCCATACTGGACCCCCTCGCAGACAAAATCCTGCTTGTGACCAGCTTCACCTGCCTTGCCGTGCAGGACTGGATTCCGCAATGGCTGGCGATTCTCGTGGTCAGCCGCGACCTGTTCATCGTGGGCGGGCTGGCGCTGTTGCACTATTCCGGCGTGGACGTGAAGCGGGGCATCAAGCCGGTATGGATCAGCAAATGCGCCACCACCGTGCAGATATCCCTTGTGCTGCTGGTGATGGTCGAACATAGCATGATGCGTTTTCATCCCGATATACACAAATGGCTCGTTTGTGCAGTCGCGGTGCTCACGGCGTTGAGCGGGGCGTATTATCTGGTCGTCGGTCTGCGCATGTTTCCGCACAACGACAACGGTCAGGCGCGAGTGTAA